GTTCATCAGCATTAGCATCAGGTACGTTCAGGCGGgcagctgcttctttttttccactctgGACTTCAGCTTCAGGTTTGACAATGTCAGCATCAGGTATGTTCAGGTAGAAGGTGTCTCCGTTTTTTTCCACTCTGGAcacaaaagaggagaaacatGAACCTACAATTCACTGAGACTGATGTGGTtatgaatataaaacagagGGAAACAACAATGTAAAGAGGAGATGGTCTATACATGTGATTCTGATACTGGTGGGTGGCAGACAactggtaaaaaataaacaatatttaatgtGCATCTGATGTTGGACCTGAATTGTTTTAACAGGCATGCGTCAGAGATGTGCACAGTCTAGTGCTGTAGTCATGGTAACCATTATTTGATTGACGTTCACTTTAAGTTTGTGTTGATGTTCGAGAACAAGATGGCAAAGCGCAAATATGACCCATCTTACTTCTTGATCTTGGGTTCAGAAGTATTGCGATTTCTCTTGAAGATGCAGTAACCCatcaggaggaagaagaggaagaggaggatgaggaggatgggGATGATGATTGGCCATTGTCCTGTTGTATCTAACCGATTtagaagaaacaacagagagaaatgagaaaggaaaaagtgTGATATCAAACATGAGCTGCAGCCACAACTGTAAAGATTACAGCGTGGAACTGAgagttgttggtttttttagcCTCACTGGTGTGACTGCTTACCTGGGTTGATTGCTGGCGATTCAGTAGCACTCTGAACTGtggctgaaagaaagaaaagagtgagTATCGTTAagatgtctcactctgtcaAAGTAATCCTTCACTGATGACAAACTGAGATCTAAAAGACACTTACCATCACCAAGAAGCCAGGGACACTCTGCAggaaacataaaacagataGAAACacctttaatatttttaaagtgtttttaaatcatgttaatTTTCCTTGtctttattataatcattataattTTATTATCTTTGTTTTATGGTAATTAGGATTCTTTGCCTTTATTTTATGCCTTGTGCTGCATTTAATTCATGAATTGTACTACAGaaataaaaggtttttattattattataattgagAAAAACTTCACAGGCTTTGCGTGTTTAAGACATATTGAATTGACTTCATTAACTGCTGGTTTTTCATCATTGGTATGAAAACCAGCGATGGAAAGTtattaagtacatttatttaagtacagttttgaggtacttgtactttacttgagtttAGGGATGTACCGATCTGATATTAATATCAGATACTGACCCTGATATTGACTTCAAtagctgcttctgctgcttctcGTCCcgttgctctcctctgctctcagatagtctgttcaatgcaggaatattactactttattcctcctcactgttctgcataaaaggtccggacactgaatggaggacagagttgctccgtcagtaagcggctacaggacgctgttgtgttagctgtggtcgagcgagctagagagtgaatgaagagagggagcgctgacagtaagaaagccggtgaatcagatcaataaaacgttattttctgattgtttcacagcggttacgttcaacagcactaataaacttccccacatacctccactcaaccctgcagctcagcctcaaacctctgaatgtgaaacacacagcagcagctttatgtGTGAGATCTTCTTTTAtggctataataataataataataataataatgcttttatttaaaggcgcctttcagagcactcaaggacaccttacaaggctcataaaacaagacaacagtacatcaaacaatataaatcaggtaacatttagtgcaaagataaagaaataagtATGAAtttgactataaagtgcatcagtacaacaaataaacaagaacgtgatgtATAGTTAGtttgagacagagtatgccactctgaataagtgcgttttcaggcgggatttaaaggtggagacagagtccgaagtgcaaatgtctggtgggagagagttccaaaggcggggggcagatctaTGATGCTATGATGATGATTTCTGTATTAAAGAGTTTCAACTGGTGGAGCTGAGTcctcagtgtgtgctgctcacacagagacagtgaaccaggtgaaaacTATCAGCCGATACACAAATCCCTGGGATCGTCGGTATCGGTCCATCCTTATTTGAGTTTAGGAGTGTGTGATAAATGATGATTTATGATGATCTATGATGATATCTTCATCATTGTTGTTTTAACGATGTGCGAGCTGATGTTAGACTACATTCTTCACTTAAAAATTGAAACATAAATGtcagtatttacacattttgCAAGAATTTTCATGTCCTgtctttctactttttttaaatctctgctGCTCAGATGTTGGCTTCTTGTCTTACCGCTCTTTATGATTTCTATCTGTCGACCTGAAGCCTCCATCACCAGCTTCACAGCCTGCATCAGGTGACCACACACAGCGTATACACCCTGccgcacacacaccacacagctGGAGGCTGAAggtggagaggtggaggagcagAAAGGAAGTGAACCGTTGCTCATCCAGAGGTTATCATCGTCATTATTGTAGTCATACAGCACATCCACAACTCTGATGATTGGGTCAGTGGCACAATGACAACTAAgcatctgcagagagagagagagagagagagagagagagagagagagagagagagagagagagagagagagagagagagagagagagagagagagatttttaacATCCTTTAATAAAACAGAGGCATTTACAACTATCACATACAACTCCTACACATTCATGCCACATTGTTAAGTTTAGTATTATTTAGTGGTGTCAtgattctccaaatcctcgatTCAATTTAATTTTCGATTTTAAGGTCATGATtcgagtttcttttttttggtccttTTTGCACAGATGTCATTTTTAGACTAAATGGTCTTTATGGAATCGTGAGTGATACaatctccatcagttgtttgcaatTTATCACACTGAGGTCTTAGTGtcaaatttaaatcatttaaataagtGTGAGCTTCATAGATGGGGCGTGCTTGAAGGACTGGATTTTCAAATTCCAAATCATCATTAATGTAATGTGCTGTGACGTTCATGTAGCTCTGTGTTGTTCTGGACTCCAGCAATCTGTTGGCAAGGCTTCTAAATCTGCAATGCTCAGACATCCAGTAAGATTTCCTTCACAGCATCGTACATGGAGGGCAACACCTTTGTGGTAAGATGCAACCTGCTTGGCTAATTAATAGCGTACTAATGGTCCAGGGTTGTCCACCTCAGATTAAAGGTTGTATGTTTGCTTGAGCAAGTTGAATTTTgttaaagtttagtttagtttagtttgagttGCCTGTGTTAACAGTGTTGTTTTCATGGTTAAGTCTGCGTCTTCATGATGCCTGCAGAGATATCCTGCCATATCTGTCATGTTGCCTGTGGATGGGTATGCTACATGCACATAACATAGCTTACAGACTGTGGTTTTTTTGTCGACATGTGAATATTGTTGACATAATTCACGGGGAACGCAAAATATTCCCAAACTGGTGATTTCAGTGAAGCACGGGTTCATTTAATGTGTGGCCTATATCAGCGGTTGCCATGGTGTCTTTAAACTGGCTGCAGGTTCAAGTCAGAGGAGGTAATTATGTTGACTCGCTACACTTCAACacgtctgtgtttttgttttgttttctctcttcttgcCTCGCCTGCCGGAAGTTACCCTGGCTgctaaaaaaatgaataaaaaggtcGTCTCATTTCTctaaaatcatatatttttgtCTCCTCTCTCGTCGAGTGGAAAATACGCTAGTGAAACACATAGAAACATGGAAGCACCAACAGCGTGGCTGCTAGTGCTAAACCAAACATAAAAAGTCGCCCGCCCCTTCAAACTTCTTGAACTTCTGATTGGATCTCTTCAAGTCGCCCCGCCCCTTTCTAACTTCTGATTGAATGTCGTCTCTGCCAAACATTTTCGTCTCATTCTTTCTGTTGGAAAGTGTCAAATACATTGATGTCTTCCTGCTTTAGTTATCGTCTCGTTTTCACACAAAAAGGGTCGTTGACGAAAACTATTGGTCAACAGAACTTACACTGATCGATATATTGTAAAAACTTgacatatcgcccagccctgtGTCAAACCTGATGCTTCTCCTCCTCAGTGCCGCAACTCCTGACTATAAACAGCCATCTCTGACAGCGACTGCAGCGCTGTTAAATGCAATTTAATCAATCAGAGGCttcagatttaatttaaatacttTACTCACCTTGGGGTTTGCAGCTTTTGACGTGGTTGGTGGGATACTGACCAGTGTGTACAGCTCTTTGAGGGCGAGGAAGTGAAAAAGGACGTGCCGTAACGTGACGTCATGACGTCGTTGCGTCCAAGTCCATGAAGACAAAACGTGTagtaaacaggatattactacaactgtAACCCTGGTGATACACAGTgctaccatcttggattttgaggggCGCCCCCTAGTGACCATTGAGGGACTTACAAGGCGCCCCAAGAAATAATGAGGAATGTTTGAATTTCACCATTATTTCATAGACTAGAAATGATCCCCATGAGagagttaataataataataaaaataataataaataatgttgagTTCATAGGtgtccctctcttctcctcagaGGAGacgagcagcagagaggaaacaccACTGCACTGCAGTTTCGATCTCACCAGTCGCCATATTCGCCACATTGCAACCAGCTTTCCAAAACtcgactttaaaaaaaattattcgTTTCACgcagaaaaccacaaaatgtcCAAGTAGGAACAGCGATGGAGATAATTTGGATAGTTATGTTTCAGTTTATCCGTCTTCAAACTGAAGTTTCTTCAATAATCCGTCTAAAATGTcccaaagcagcagcagggtcGCTTCTCCACGTTAAACATCCAAACAGGCACAAACAAAATAATCCGCCCACTATTTGATCCAATCTGGAATAGTCACAGGAGCTGTTTTCATGTCAAATTTTCTAAAAAACTCCGTTCGGGTTATTCAGGCCTCTAGTGAACAAGCAGGAATAGGAGTATGAGTCATCTTCTTAGCAGATTAACTCCAGGCTAACAAGGGGAAGTCCAACTGCAACAGCTCTGTGTTTTTTAGGCGTCCTGCTTTCCGTCCGCGGGAGCGCGCACAGTCTGGTAAAGCTGGCATACACTACTATGCCTCTACAGCTGCTTTCATCTGGATCAAACATCCAGTACGAACAATACACTAACACTGTGTCCGCTGTTTATAGTGTAATCAGGCATGATATTAACGTGATTACAGTcagtaatattatttttatgtttgtgtgtttgttatgtctGATATCCTTGTTATATACTACAATTAACACGATTTATGTCTGGCTTATGTAACATGCAATAAAGAGATTTGGGACTGAAAGGGTGttctgcctcaaaatgacttcaaatcACTCACCACAATTATGATTTGAAGATTATACCATAACCTAGGGTGACCATATTTTGATTTCCAAAAAAGAGGACACTCAGCCCGGCCACGAGATAGCCTACTTAAATGATACTCGCAGTTTACTCAAAGATtccttataattttaatatatttaaagtttatatgtataataatatataatataatatctctCAAAGACAGAAATTCAGATAGGCTTCTCATAGGTTACTGAACTTTATTATGCCtcaattgtaaaatatatatatatatatatatataaatgtaaaataaatgtaaaatcgctggaataaaataatgatagaaataatGTCTCTTCTGTGTTAGAAAAATCAACTTGTAAAATAATAGCTCTCTTTTCAAGTCTAagtggacaaataaataaataaataatatgaaataatgttctAAATAATACCTCTTCTCTATTAGAAAAACCTGTAGCTGTGGTGGTGTATCACAGTATGAAATGCATTTACAGCAT
The Scomber scombrus chromosome 8, fScoSco1.1, whole genome shotgun sequence DNA segment above includes these coding regions:
- the LOC133985181 gene encoding uncharacterized protein LOC133985181 isoform X1 translates to MVTRGRPSKSKMVALCITRVTVVVISCLLHVLSSWTWTQRRHDVTLRHVLFHFLALKELYTLVSIPPTTSKAANPKMLSCHCATDPIIRVVDVLYDYNNDDDNLWMSNGSLPFCSSTSPPSASSCVVCVRQGVYAVCGHLMQAVKLVMEASGRQIEIIKSECPWLLGDATVQSATESPAINPDTTGQWPIIIPILLILLFLFFLLMGYCIFKRNRNTSEPKIKKVEKNGDTFYLNIPDADIVKPEAEVQSGKKEAAARLNVPDANADEQESKAVN
- the LOC133985181 gene encoding uncharacterized protein LOC133985181 isoform X2; this translates as MVTRGRPSKSKMVALCITRVTVVVISCLLHVLSSWTWTQRRHDVTLRHVLFHFLALKELYTLVSIPPTTSKAANPKMLSCHCATDPIIRVVDVLYDYNNDDDNLWMSNGSLPFCSSTSPPSASSCVVCVRQGVYAVCGHLMQAVKLVMEASGRQIEIIKSECPWLLGDATVQSATESPAINPDTTGQWPIIIPILLILLFLFFLLMGYCIFKRNRNTSEPKIKVEKNGDTFYLNIPDADIVKPEAEVQSGKKEAAARLNVPDANADEQESKAVN